GGATCATGCCGATCATGCGCTCCTGCACGGCGATGGCCTCTTCGCCGCTGAAGCCTTGGGCGTTACAGAATTTCAGGATGCCCAGCTGGTTGCGCGCAGCCTCATAGGCGGCGGCAGGATCGGCCTGCTGCGGTGCGGCCGGGGCCTCGGCGGGTGCTTCGGCCGGTGCCTCCAGCGGGGCTTCGACCTCGCCCTGCGCCAGAACCGGCGTTGCACACACGGCCAGCACGGCCAGAAGGGAAAACTTGCGGATCATAGTCTGACTCCTCAGTCGTTTGATCGTCCCACGGACGGCACGGCGCCCGCTTGCCACCAGACCTAAAGCCCGCCTTTCTGCGCCACCACCCCATGATGATACCCACAGCGAAACCGTGCCGAATCAGCGCCTTCGGATGGATCGGATGCCGCCCCACGGGGCGCAAACCGGCCATCGCCCGCGCACCCTTTCACTTCGTGATCGGATGTGACCGGGCATAGCTGAACTGCCCGGTCTGCGCAAGAAACTGAAATGAAACGGGGTTTTTCGAGGCACCCGACCAAAATCGCAGATCGCGGGCGGGATCCGGCACAAAGTGGCATTTCGGCGGGAACCTGCTGCCGCCTCAGCGCTCCAGCACCAGCAGATCGCCCTCGAAGCCCACGCGGGCGAAACGGCGCAGATAGGACATGCCCAGAAGCGAGCCCGGCATGCCCCCCTCGATCACCATCGCGGGCACATCGCGGTCCACGATATCGCCGATGGCGAACTCGTTGATCCTGACCGGCGCGGTGCGCACCCGGCCATTCGCGGTCATGGCAGTACCGACAAAGGCGATCTGGCCGGTGTCGATGCCGATGCGGGCCGCATCCTCGCGGCTGAGCGCCACGGTCGAGGCCCCGGTATCCACCACCATGCGGACCTGTTGCCCGTTCAGCGTCGCGGTCAGATGAAAATGGCCGTCGCGGGAAATCGGGATCTCGACCCGCCCGCCCTCCAGCACCTGCTGCTGCGGTTCGGACCAGTCCAGCCACAGATTCGCGGCAAAGATCGCTCCGGTAAAGATCACCACCCACAGCACGATCTGGCGCAGGGCACGACCGCCGCGCCCGGCCAGCTCGAACAGCATCGCCCCGCCGATCACCACCAGCAGCAGGATGTAATAGCCCAGTTGCGCCCAGTCCTGCCCCAGCATCACACCAGCCCCGATCCCTTCAGCCCATCGATGATGAACTGCACCGACAGCGCCGCCAGCAGCATCCCGAACAGCCGCGTCATCACCATCGTGCCGGTGCGTCCCAGCGCATTGGCCAGCCGCGAGGACACATGAAACAGCGCCACCACGATGACCAGAACCAGCAGCATGACCAGATTGATCATCACCAGATGCAGCCAGCCATCCTGCTGCCCCGACAGCAGGATCATCGTCGCCAGCGCACCCGGTCCGGCCAGCATCGGCATGGCCAGCGGAAAGACCGAAGGATCGTCGGCATCGCCGCCCTGCCCCTCGCGCCGTTCGGTGCGGCGCTCGAACAGCATGTCCAGCGCGGTCAGGAACAGCAGCACACCCCCCGCGATACGGAAGGCGGGCAGAGAGATGCCGATTGCCGACAGGATCGCCTCTCCGGCAATACCGAACAACATCAGCAGGATGCCGGCGATGACCACGGCGCGAAAGCCGATGCGGCGGCGCTGCGCGGCGTCCATGCCCGGCGTCAGCGCCACGAATATCGGCACCAGCCCGACCGGGTCGATGACCACGAACAGCGTCACGAAGGCAGTGATATAGACCGCAATGTCCATATCGCCTTATCACCTGCCCGCGCGCCCCTGCCAAGGCATTGTCGCGTGCCCGTCCATGCGGGCCACCCGCGACGAAACCGCCCGTCCATCACATAATAGCGCTTTGCATTCCCCCTGCCGAAGCCCTAAATATCATGCGCGGGCGGCTGGACCGTCCCAGCAAGGGAGCTTCTTAGATGCTGAACAATATCGGCCTTCCCGGTCTGCTTCTGATCGCGGTCGTCGTGCTCGTGCTTTTTGGCAGGGGCAAGGTGTCCTCGCTGATGGGCGAAGTGGGCAAGGGAATCACCGCCTTCAAGAAAGGCGTGAATGATGGCACCAAGGAAATCGAAAGCGCCGGCGAAGAGCCGCGCGACGTGAACCGCGACGTGCCGGGTGAAAAGGCGCGTGACGTGACGCCGCATCCGACCGACCGCAGCTGACCGGCGAAAGGCGCGGCCATGTTTGACATCGGCTGGAGCGAGCTTCTGCTGATCGGCGTCGTTGCATTGATCGTGGTGGGCCCCAAGGACCTGCCGCATCTGTTCCGTGCACTTGGCCGTTTCACCGCAAAGGCCCGCCATATGGCGCGGGAATTCTCCTCGGCGATGGAGGATGCGACGCGCGAATCCGGCATCGACGAGGCCACCAATTCGCTGCGCGACCTGAAATCGCTGACCTCAAAGAAATCGCTGGGGCTGGATGCGCTGGACCGCGCCGCCGACCGGTTCGAGAAATGGGACCCCGCCCTGCCCGGCAAGGGCAGCAGCGCGAAACGCGACCCCGCGGCCCCTGCCCCCGGTGCGCCCATGCCCGGTTCGGGCAGCCCGATGCCCGGCCCCGCCGCATCCGCCTCCGCTTCTCCGGCGCCCGCTGCCCCGGCACCTGCCGCTCCGGCACCCACCGCTCCGACCGGGACCAAACCCGACAGCGCAGGGGCTGATAATGTGCGGGGTGCGCCCCGGCGACGGCTTCACGCGGTGCGGCGTTCGGACATGAAAGACAGCTGACTTGGCCAAGAACACCGTTCCCGAAGACCAGCTTGACGACAGTTCCGCCCCGCTGATCGAACATCTGGCCGAATTGCGCAGCCGCCTCATCTGGTCGGTGCTGGCCTTCATCGTGGCGATGGTGCTGTGCTATACCGTCTGGAAACCGATCTACAACTTCCTGACCGAACCGATCTGTCACGCGCTGGAAACACGCGGCCAGAACTGTCAGTTGCAGATCATCAAGTTGCAGGAAGGCTTTTTCACCGCCATCAACATCTCGTTCTTCGGCGGCTTCGTGCTGGCCTTTCCGGTGATCGGCTATCAATTGTGGCGTTTTGTGGCGCCGGGGCTGTATCGCTCGGAAAAGGCGGCCTTTCTGCCGTTCCTGCTGGCGTCGCCGGTGATGTTCCTGATCGGCTCGGCCTTCGCCTATTACGTCATCCTGCCGATGGCCTATGACTTCTTTCTCGGCTTCCAGCAGGCCCCGGTCGTGGCCACCGCGGACGAGGTCACGACGACCGGAAATGTCGCGGGCATCGCCTTTCAGGGCTCGATGCAGGAATACCTGAATCTGACGATCAAGTTCCTGCTGGCCTTCGGTCTGTCCTTCCAGTTGCCGGTCGCACTGACGCTGCTGGGCAAGGCGGGGTTGGTGTCATCGGCCGGGCTGGCTTCGGTGCGGCGCTATGCCGTCGTCGGTATCCTGATTCTGGCCGCCGTCGCCACACCACCCGATGTCATCTCGCAGATCGTGCTGTTCGTGGTGATCTTTGCGCTTTACGAGGTCTCGATCCAGCTTGTCCGGCGGATCGAGAAGCGTCGCGAGGCTGAATTGCGCGCGCAGGGCCTGTGGGTCGAGGATGAGGACGAGGAAACCAACGAGGCCGCGAAATGACCTTCGACAGCACCCCCGCCCGCGACCCGCTGGCCGATAACGCCCTGGACCGCATCGCCGACGCGCTGGAGCGGCTGGCACCGCCGCCTGCCCCGGCCCCCAGCTTTACCGAGGCTTCGGCCTATATCTGGCAGCCCGATCCCGACCGGCTGGAGCCGGTGGAAACCGTGGCCCGCGTCGATCTGGTGCAATTGATCGGGATCGAGCGCGCCAAGGAAATCCTGCTGGCCAATACCCTGCAATTCGCGCGCGGTTACGGCGCCAATAACGCGCTGTTGTGGGGCGCGCGGGGGATGGGGAAATCCTCGCTGGTCAAGGCCGTTCATGCCGAGGCCGTGGCGCAGGACCTGCCGCTGGTGCTGGTCGAGATCGCCCGCGACGATCTGGATTCCGTGGATCGCCTGCTGAGCATCCTTGGCCGGGCCAAGGATCATCGTTTCCTGTTGTTCTCGGACGATCTGTCCTTCAGCCATGACGATACGCAATACAAGTCGCTGAAGGCGGTGCTGGATGGCGGGATCAGCGGGCGACCCTCGAACGTGATCCTTTACGCCACCTCGAACCGGCGTCACCTGATGCCGCGCGACATGATCGACAATGAACGCTCATCGGCGATCCATCCGGGCGAGTCTGTCGAGGAAAAGGTTTCGCTGTCGGACCGTTTCGGGCTGTGGCTGGGCTTCCATCCCTGTTCGCAGGACGAATATCTGGCGATGATCCAGGGCTATTGCGCCGCGTATGACCTGACCGTCGATCCCGAGGAACTGCGCGCCGAGGCGATCGAGTGGCAGGCCACGCGCGGCGGGCGTTCGGGCCGGGTGGCGTGGCAGTTCTTTACCGATCTGGCCGGGCGCAACGGAATCGCGCTGTAGGCCGTGATGGCGGGTCACCCCGCCATCAGCGCCGCATTGCCGCCCGCCGCCGTGGTATCCACGCAAAGGTGACGTTCATGCAGCACATGTGCCGCGTCGGGCATACCGCCGATCAGCGGCAACAGCGGCCCGTCCCGCCCTGCCAAAGCCTGCGCATAGGCCCGGCCCGTCTGCGCATCGCCCCACCAGATCGCGGCGGCCAGACCCTGCGCCCGTGACAGCGCCTCGGGCGCGATCAGACCGCCCGCCGCCACCGCCACACCGCCAAGGGCCGTGACCGCCTGCGCCTGACGCGCGGCGGCGGCGCGCCCCGGACCCAGGCACAGAACCGGGCCGCGCGGTGACAGGCCCAGCCGGTTCAGCTCTCCCGTCGGGCCGGGCATCAGGCGATGCGACAGCTCGGCCTGCGGCACCGGCGGCAGCGGGGGCAGATCGGCGGGGCCATCCCATTCACCCGCCTGTGGCGCGGGGCTGGCGAAGAAACGCGGCAGATAAAGCGGCCCGCCCGCCTTGGGTCCGGTACCCGACAAACCCTCGCCCCCGAAGGGCTGGCTGCCCACCACCGCGCCAATCTGGTTGCGGTTCACATAGAGATTGCCCGCATGAACCTGCTGCGTGATGTGCTGGACGCGCGAATCGATCCGGCTGTGCAGCCCGAAGGTCAGCCCGAAGCCGCGCGCATTGATGTCCGCAATCACCCGGTCCAGCCCGTCGGCGCGATAGGTCGCGACATGCAGCACCGGGCCGAAAATCTCGCGCTGCATCTCTGCGATG
The Paracoccus alcaliphilus DNA segment above includes these coding regions:
- a CDS encoding MarC family protein, with the translated sequence MDIAVYITAFVTLFVVIDPVGLVPIFVALTPGMDAAQRRRIGFRAVVIAGILLMLFGIAGEAILSAIGISLPAFRIAGGVLLFLTALDMLFERRTERREGQGGDADDPSVFPLAMPMLAGPGALATMILLSGQQDGWLHLVMINLVMLLVLVIVVALFHVSSRLANALGRTGTMVMTRLFGMLLAALSVQFIIDGLKGSGLV
- a CDS encoding pore-forming ESAT-6 family protein gives rise to the protein MIRKFSLLAVLAVCATPVLAQGEVEAPLEAPAEAPAEAPAAPQQADPAAAYEAARNQLGILKFCNAQGFSGEEAIAVQERMIGMIPAGDAAAGDAAEAKGTEGVVSAMGAEVSLADAAEQQGTTAEAQCQQIESLVNELATQLPAE
- a CDS encoding retropepsin-like aspartic protease family protein; the protein is MLGQDWAQLGYYILLLVVIGGAMLFELAGRGGRALRQIVLWVVIFTGAIFAANLWLDWSEPQQQVLEGGRVEIPISRDGHFHLTATLNGQQVRMVVDTGASTVALSREDAARIGIDTGQIAFVGTAMTANGRVRTAPVRINEFAIGDIVDRDVPAMVIEGGMPGSLLGMSYLRRFARVGFEGDLLVLER
- the tatC gene encoding twin-arginine translocase subunit TatC, with protein sequence MAKNTVPEDQLDDSSAPLIEHLAELRSRLIWSVLAFIVAMVLCYTVWKPIYNFLTEPICHALETRGQNCQLQIIKLQEGFFTAINISFFGGFVLAFPVIGYQLWRFVAPGLYRSEKAAFLPFLLASPVMFLIGSAFAYYVILPMAYDFFLGFQQAPVVATADEVTTTGNVAGIAFQGSMQEYLNLTIKFLLAFGLSFQLPVALTLLGKAGLVSSAGLASVRRYAVVGILILAAVATPPDVISQIVLFVVIFALYEVSIQLVRRIEKRREAELRAQGLWVEDEDEETNEAAK
- a CDS encoding ATP-binding protein, coding for MTFDSTPARDPLADNALDRIADALERLAPPPAPAPSFTEASAYIWQPDPDRLEPVETVARVDLVQLIGIERAKEILLANTLQFARGYGANNALLWGARGMGKSSLVKAVHAEAVAQDLPLVLVEIARDDLDSVDRLLSILGRAKDHRFLLFSDDLSFSHDDTQYKSLKAVLDGGISGRPSNVILYATSNRRHLMPRDMIDNERSSAIHPGESVEEKVSLSDRFGLWLGFHPCSQDEYLAMIQGYCAAYDLTVDPEELRAEAIEWQATRGGRSGRVAWQFFTDLAGRNGIAL
- the tatB gene encoding Sec-independent protein translocase protein TatB yields the protein MFDIGWSELLLIGVVALIVVGPKDLPHLFRALGRFTAKARHMAREFSSAMEDATRESGIDEATNSLRDLKSLTSKKSLGLDALDRAADRFEKWDPALPGKGSSAKRDPAAPAPGAPMPGSGSPMPGPAASASASPAPAAPAPAAPAPTAPTGTKPDSAGADNVRGAPRRRLHAVRRSDMKDS
- a CDS encoding twin-arginine translocase TatA/TatE family subunit; protein product: MLNNIGLPGLLLIAVVVLVLFGRGKVSSLMGEVGKGITAFKKGVNDGTKEIESAGEEPRDVNRDVPGEKARDVTPHPTDRS